Proteins from a genomic interval of Pseudomonas sp. RC10:
- the ligD gene encoding DNA ligase D: protein MQDLKIATYNVNGIGARLPNLLQWLDREQPDIVCLQELKAPDKAFPARDLEAAGYGSLHLGQTSWNGVAILARDSEPLLIHKGLPGEEADTQARYIEAAAHGVIVACLYLPNGNPQPGPKFDYKLRWFEHLIEHAKSLQASEHPVVLAGDFNVVPTDEDIYNPRSWLKDALLQPESRECYRRLLAQGWIDSVRHLYPDERVYTFWDYFRQHWQKNSGLRIDHLLLNPVLAPRLQDAGVDAWVRGEEHASDHAPTWIRIGDAQQKPEKKTRKKSQPAASLPAHSETHSSLEEYNRKRDFNATSEPAGGSDHKRGSKKKASDQALQFCIQKHDATRLHYDFRLELDGTLKSWAVPKGPSLDPKAKRLAVHVEDHPIDYATFEGSIPEGHYGAGDVIVWDRGIWKPLSDPAEAYAKGRLKFELQGEKLGGVWNLVKTHIPGKQEQWFLIKHQDEFARAESDYDIVKEQPDSVLSERTIVARKRGGKAAEPKPVEKVPARKIRPAKAKLEGAQAADLPDTIKPELATLVESAPDGDWRYEIKFDGYRVMARVDDGKVQLFTRNGHDWTHKLPRQAEAIASLGLASAWLDGEMVVANEDGVPDFQALQNAFESERSGNIVYYLFDMPFLNGMDLREVPVEQRRAALAKVLEASEDEILRFSEDFGEAPDALLNSACQMKMEGLIGKRVGSPYVSRRSGDWIKLKCKRRQEFVVVGYTEPKGARSKFGALLLGLHDADSGELRFSGKVGTGFNEATLNTIFHQLVPLEVKKATVVNPPTGFEAKGVHWLKPQLLAEVAFAEITKDGSVRHAVFHGLRTDKPAKSITEERPTPPSDVEKSADAKATRAKAAKGAPTHKSESAAGSTSGKIRLTHPGRVIDPTSGSTKRDLADYYISVSDWLLPQLAQRPVALVRAPEGITGELFFQKNADRLAIPGIETMGKEYTGHPVMLINNLEALIGAVQMTAMELHTWNAVSKDLERPDRFVLDLDPDPALPWKSMVEATQLTLAVLDELGLKSFLKTSGGKGIHLVVPLTPKADWEAVKGFSHAIVKHIAKLLPDRFSAVSGPKNRVGRIFIDYLRNGLGATTICAYSVRTREGLPVSVPIFREELLEIKGANVWNIHNLHERLGQLDSDPWADLPTTRQTITAEMRRRVGIK from the coding sequence GTGCAAGACCTGAAGATCGCCACGTACAACGTGAATGGCATCGGCGCCCGACTGCCCAATTTGTTGCAATGGCTTGACCGTGAGCAGCCTGACATCGTCTGCCTACAAGAACTCAAGGCGCCGGACAAAGCGTTCCCGGCACGAGACCTTGAGGCCGCAGGCTACGGCTCGCTGCACCTCGGCCAGACCTCCTGGAACGGCGTTGCCATTCTAGCGCGGGACTCCGAGCCATTGCTGATTCACAAGGGCTTGCCAGGTGAGGAAGCCGATACCCAGGCGCGGTACATCGAGGCAGCGGCGCATGGCGTCATTGTCGCCTGCCTCTACCTGCCCAACGGCAACCCTCAGCCCGGCCCGAAATTCGACTACAAGCTCCGTTGGTTCGAACACCTGATCGAGCACGCGAAGTCATTGCAGGCCAGTGAGCATCCAGTCGTGCTGGCCGGGGATTTCAATGTGGTGCCGACTGACGAAGACATCTACAACCCACGCTCGTGGCTCAAGGACGCTTTGCTTCAGCCCGAGAGTCGCGAATGCTACCGCCGGCTGCTGGCTCAAGGCTGGATCGACTCGGTTAGGCACCTGTATCCGGACGAGCGCGTCTACACGTTTTGGGATTACTTTCGTCAGCATTGGCAGAAAAACTCTGGCCTACGCATCGACCACCTCCTGCTGAACCCTGTACTGGCGCCACGTCTGCAAGATGCGGGTGTTGACGCTTGGGTGCGCGGCGAAGAGCACGCGAGCGATCACGCACCCACCTGGATTCGCATCGGGGATGCGCAACAGAAGCCGGAAAAGAAAACCCGGAAGAAAAGCCAACCCGCTGCCTCGCTGCCAGCTCACAGCGAAACTCATTCGAGCCTTGAAGAGTACAACCGCAAACGTGACTTCAACGCCACGTCCGAGCCAGCCGGCGGCAGCGACCACAAACGTGGCTCAAAGAAAAAAGCTTCCGATCAAGCGCTTCAGTTCTGCATCCAGAAGCACGATGCAACCCGGCTTCATTATGATTTTCGGTTGGAGCTGGATGGTACGTTGAAGAGCTGGGCCGTACCCAAAGGCCCTTCCCTTGACCCCAAAGCCAAACGCTTGGCCGTGCATGTCGAAGATCACCCCATCGATTACGCGACGTTTGAAGGCAGCATCCCCGAGGGCCATTACGGGGCTGGCGATGTCATCGTGTGGGATCGGGGCATCTGGAAGCCATTGTCAGACCCCGCCGAAGCCTACGCCAAGGGACGACTGAAGTTCGAGTTGCAGGGTGAGAAGCTTGGCGGCGTATGGAACCTGGTGAAGACCCATATTCCCGGCAAACAGGAGCAATGGTTCCTGATCAAGCATCAGGACGAGTTTGCCCGTGCCGAATCGGATTACGACATCGTTAAGGAACAGCCCGACAGCGTGTTGAGCGAACGGACAATCGTGGCCAGGAAAAGAGGTGGCAAAGCTGCCGAGCCGAAACCCGTCGAGAAGGTGCCAGCACGCAAGATAAGGCCTGCGAAAGCCAAGCTTGAAGGGGCACAGGCGGCAGACCTCCCTGACACTATCAAACCGGAGCTGGCGACGCTGGTGGAATCGGCCCCCGACGGCGACTGGCGCTACGAGATCAAGTTCGACGGCTATCGGGTCATGGCCAGAGTGGATGACGGGAAGGTGCAACTGTTCACCCGCAATGGCCATGACTGGACGCACAAGCTCCCGCGCCAGGCCGAAGCCATCGCCAGTCTCGGGCTGGCCTCTGCGTGGCTGGACGGCGAGATGGTGGTCGCCAACGAGGACGGTGTCCCTGACTTCCAGGCATTGCAGAACGCGTTCGAATCCGAGCGCAGCGGCAATATCGTTTACTACCTGTTCGACATGCCCTTCCTCAACGGCATGGATTTACGCGAGGTGCCGGTCGAGCAAAGGCGCGCTGCCTTGGCCAAAGTGCTGGAAGCCAGCGAGGACGAAATACTCAGGTTTTCTGAGGACTTTGGGGAGGCCCCCGACGCTCTGCTCAACAGCGCCTGTCAGATGAAGATGGAAGGCCTGATTGGAAAGCGCGTAGGCAGCCCCTATGTGTCCAGGCGCAGCGGCGACTGGATCAAACTTAAGTGCAAGCGCCGGCAGGAATTCGTGGTGGTCGGCTACACCGAGCCAAAGGGCGCTCGGAGCAAATTCGGTGCCCTGCTGCTGGGGCTTCACGATGCCGACAGCGGCGAACTGCGGTTTTCGGGCAAAGTCGGGACAGGCTTCAATGAAGCGACACTGAACACCATCTTCCATCAGCTCGTCCCGCTGGAGGTAAAGAAAGCGACCGTGGTCAATCCACCCACTGGCTTCGAGGCCAAGGGCGTGCACTGGCTCAAGCCTCAGTTGCTGGCCGAGGTGGCATTCGCTGAGATCACGAAGGACGGCTCGGTCAGACACGCGGTGTTCCACGGCTTGCGCACGGACAAGCCGGCCAAGTCCATCACTGAAGAACGCCCTACCCCGCCCTCAGACGTCGAAAAGAGCGCTGATGCGAAAGCCACGCGAGCCAAAGCCGCCAAGGGTGCCCCAACTCATAAATCAGAGTCCGCTGCCGGGTCGACATCAGGAAAGATCCGCTTAACCCACCCCGGGCGCGTCATTGACCCCACTAGCGGATCGACCAAGCGTGACTTGGCGGACTACTACATCAGCGTCTCCGATTGGCTGTTGCCACAGTTGGCGCAACGCCCTGTTGCGCTTGTCAGGGCGCCTGAGGGCATCACCGGCGAGTTGTTCTTCCAGAAGAACGCTGATCGGCTGGCAATCCCGGGCATCGAGACGATGGGCAAAGAGTACACCGGCCATCCGGTCATGCTTATCAACAATCTCGAAGCCCTGATCGGGGCTGTACAGATGACCGCGATGGAGTTGCACACGTGGAACGCTGTCTCCAAAGATCTGGAGCGCCCCGACCGTTTCGTACTCGACCTCGACCCTGATCCCGCGCTGCCGTGGAAGAGCATGGTGGAGGCCACGCAATTGACCTTGGCGGTGCTCGATGAACTGGGACTCAAGTCTTTCCTCAAGACCAGTGGCGGCAAAGGCATTCACCTGGTCGTGCCGCTCACACCCAAGGCGGACTGGGAGGCTGTAAAGGGCTTCAGCCACGCCATCGTCAAACACATCGCCAAGCTGCTGCCGGATCGTTTCTCAGCCGTCTCGGGGCCGAAAAACCGTGTGGGGCGCATCTTTATCGATTACCTGCGAAATGGCCTGGGCGCCACGACGATCTGCGCTTACTCAGTGCGCACGCGGGAGGGGCTTCCGGTCTCGGTACCCATCTTTCGCGAGGAGCTGCTTGAGATCAAAGGTGCCAACGTCTGGAACATTCACAACCTTCATGAACGCCTGGGGCAGCTTGATAGCGATCCGTGGGCCGATTTGCCGACAACTCGGCAGACCATCACCGCCGAAATGCGTCGGCGGGTAGGCATCAAATAG
- a CDS encoding class I SAM-dependent methyltransferase produces the protein MSQSPAFTTSNDAAVSEDQTHDVALLQLGRRLQADGYQFTTVTPLTHQRNNQREDNRQARDLRGIFGWNRPFESQLLPDAELKALLGSGVIRAHAGLWISDVRWSSLRDSLFVHSGFPTVAQDSVFFGPDTYRFAQAIEEHLRISTHPICTAVDIGCGSGAGAILIAKARHDAQVLALDINPTALRFTAVNAALAETENVSAWHSDLLDSASGDFDLIVANPPYMQDSQKRAYRHGGERLGSALSVRIVEQAIHRLTPGGSLVLYTGAPWIDGVDLFLEHARPIVDLPGFTWSYREVDPDVFGEELETENYTQAERIAAVVLTVTRLS, from the coding sequence ATGAGTCAGTCCCCTGCATTTACCACCTCAAACGATGCTGCTGTATCGGAAGACCAGACACACGACGTAGCCTTGCTGCAACTGGGCCGGCGTCTTCAGGCAGATGGGTATCAATTCACGACCGTTACGCCGCTGACCCATCAACGCAATAACCAACGTGAAGACAATCGGCAGGCCCGGGATCTGCGCGGCATTTTCGGCTGGAATCGTCCGTTTGAATCACAGCTGCTACCTGATGCCGAGCTCAAGGCATTGCTTGGTAGCGGAGTTATCAGGGCTCATGCCGGGTTGTGGATCAGCGACGTCAGATGGTCGAGTCTGAGAGACTCACTTTTTGTCCACTCAGGCTTTCCAACCGTGGCCCAGGACTCGGTATTTTTCGGCCCCGATACCTATCGGTTCGCCCAAGCCATCGAAGAACACTTGCGCATCTCGACTCATCCCATTTGCACGGCAGTCGATATCGGTTGCGGCAGCGGTGCAGGCGCCATCCTCATCGCCAAGGCTAGGCACGACGCCCAGGTACTGGCATTGGACATCAATCCCACGGCCCTGAGGTTCACAGCAGTGAATGCGGCACTGGCTGAGACAGAGAACGTCTCTGCATGGCACAGCGATCTGCTCGACAGTGCATCGGGAGATTTCGATCTCATCGTCGCCAATCCGCCGTACATGCAGGACTCCCAGAAACGAGCCTACCGGCATGGCGGAGAGCGGCTGGGATCTGCTCTTTCCGTCCGCATCGTCGAACAGGCCATACATCGTCTGACGCCAGGCGGCAGTCTCGTGCTTTACACCGGCGCACCCTGGATTGATGGTGTGGATCTGTTCCTTGAGCACGCCCGACCTATTGTGGATCTGCCAGGCTTCACCTGGTCGTATCGCGAGGTTGACCCTGACGTCTTCGGTGAAGAGCTTGAGACTGAAAACTATACCCAGGCCGAACGCATTGCGGCGGTGGTTCTGACGGTGACCAGGCTCTCATGA
- a CDS encoding iron-containing redox enzyme family protein, whose product MTSFRSVADRLTATPAGSSEPVDVYHKLLHEPHRADTAQLRLFLEKQLQSANAFPDAFPGDLNGLPQWIEANAIKVAASYREYLEGRRAGHDRTFFSNKAHALYFLQHVAPTKLVDGAWLYSSVSHADDWRYRDLIRTYLEELGDGEPALNHVVLYRKLLADHDCAPTETLDDEYYLQGAIQLALGHLGDEFLPELLGYNLGYEQLPLHLLITAFELNELGIDPYYFTLHVTIDNASTGHAHKAVKTVLDLLPNDESRPDFIARLRNGYLLNELGKGTQAVIGSFDLEQEVVAMLERKRSFGQHMHSDYCRLEGLTVNEWLAKPGQCRAFLAALENKGWIKRHQDPSQSRFWQLIDGPGAVMFGVFSGYEMQLLRDWISGNWNETGAAKPANPFRSQFRNRPRAEAAETTPAAQATHSTSRLISLLSPAHHCTPEGLHATRAYARQLAEGSLAL is encoded by the coding sequence ATGACTTCCTTTAGAAGTGTCGCTGACCGCCTGACTGCCACTCCTGCAGGTTCGTCCGAACCTGTTGACGTTTATCACAAGCTCTTGCATGAGCCTCATCGCGCAGACACGGCCCAGCTCCGTCTTTTTCTGGAGAAGCAGCTGCAATCAGCGAATGCTTTTCCTGATGCGTTTCCCGGCGACCTCAATGGGCTCCCGCAATGGATTGAGGCGAATGCAATCAAGGTGGCGGCTTCGTACCGCGAGTACCTGGAAGGTCGGCGCGCAGGCCATGACCGGACATTCTTCAGCAACAAAGCTCACGCCTTGTACTTCCTGCAGCATGTGGCCCCCACCAAGCTGGTAGACGGTGCCTGGCTGTACAGCTCGGTCTCGCACGCTGATGACTGGCGCTATCGCGACCTCATTCGAACCTATCTGGAAGAGCTTGGGGATGGTGAGCCGGCGCTGAACCATGTAGTGCTCTACCGCAAACTATTGGCAGATCATGACTGTGCACCAACTGAAACGCTTGATGATGAGTACTACCTTCAAGGCGCCATCCAGTTAGCACTGGGGCATCTGGGCGATGAGTTTCTGCCTGAGCTGTTAGGCTACAACCTGGGCTATGAGCAGCTGCCGTTGCATCTGTTGATCACGGCATTCGAACTCAACGAACTGGGGATCGACCCCTATTACTTCACCCTCCACGTCACCATCGATAACGCCAGCACTGGCCACGCGCACAAAGCGGTCAAGACCGTGCTCGATCTGCTCCCGAATGACGAATCTAGACCGGACTTCATCGCGCGACTGCGCAACGGGTACCTGTTAAACGAATTGGGCAAAGGCACCCAAGCCGTCATTGGCTCGTTCGATCTGGAACAGGAAGTGGTGGCGATGTTGGAGCGCAAGCGCTCGTTCGGCCAGCACATGCACTCCGATTACTGCCGTCTTGAGGGCCTGACGGTCAATGAGTGGCTGGCCAAGCCAGGGCAATGCAGGGCATTCCTGGCGGCGCTTGAAAACAAGGGCTGGATCAAACGCCATCAAGACCCGTCGCAGAGTCGTTTCTGGCAATTGATTGACGGGCCGGGTGCTGTGATGTTTGGCGTGTTCAGCGGGTATGAAATGCAGCTGTTGCGAGACTGGATCAGCGGGAACTGGAATGAAACGGGCGCCGCCAAGCCAGCCAATCCATTCCGATCACAATTCCGCAATCGCCCTCGAGCCGAGGCCGCTGAGACTACCCCTGCGGCGCAGGCCACCCACTCAACATCTCGTCTGATCAGTCTGCTTTCGCCTGCCCACCACTGCACGCCCGAGGGTTTGCACGCCACCCGAGCCTACGCCCGCCAACTCGCCGAAGGATCGTTAGCGCTATGA
- a CDS encoding DUF1652 domain-containing protein, with product MAISLLELRHIIESGFLPLQCRCTSPSANELTIEITDRTTGANFVVGGIDVATLGTSRAISELIAELRTEFGGLSQSDEQLSAKIA from the coding sequence ATGGCTATTTCACTGCTCGAATTACGTCACATCATCGAATCGGGTTTCTTGCCTCTTCAGTGTCGGTGTACCTCGCCTTCAGCCAACGAACTCACCATAGAGATTACTGACCGAACCACAGGCGCCAATTTCGTCGTGGGTGGGATTGATGTGGCCACACTGGGCACAAGTCGTGCGATCTCGGAGCTGATTGCGGAGCTGCGAACTGAATTCGGTGGCCTCTCACAATCCGATGAGCAGCTGTCTGCCAAGATCGCATGA
- a CDS encoding DUF4142 domain-containing protein, translated as MAKFVSACAITLLFGLGAQGAFAAQDNDDFVEDASAKGVAEVEAGKLAQEKGTAADVKTFADMMVKDHTAANAKLKSIADRKKLEVSDSAELVDKAKAMILELRSAKSFDQAYANNQVKAHEATIALFEEEASNGKDADLKAFATETLPKLKAHLEHAKTLAKAHGGDAAN; from the coding sequence ATGGCTAAGTTCGTAAGCGCATGCGCGATTACCTTGCTTTTTGGGCTTGGTGCACAGGGCGCCTTCGCAGCACAAGATAATGACGACTTCGTAGAAGACGCCTCCGCGAAAGGGGTTGCTGAAGTCGAAGCCGGCAAGCTGGCTCAGGAAAAGGGCACTGCCGCCGACGTCAAAACCTTCGCTGATATGATGGTCAAAGACCATACAGCTGCGAACGCTAAGCTTAAGTCCATCGCTGACAGGAAAAAGCTTGAAGTTTCGGACAGTGCCGAGCTGGTCGACAAAGCTAAGGCGATGATCCTGGAACTGCGCAGCGCCAAGTCTTTCGACCAGGCCTATGCCAATAATCAGGTCAAGGCCCACGAAGCGACGATTGCTCTCTTCGAAGAGGAAGCATCCAATGGCAAGGATGCAGATCTCAAAGCCTTCGCCACCGAGACGCTACCAAAGTTGAAAGCCCATCTGGAGCATGCCAAGACTTTGGCAAAAGCTCATGGTGGTGATGCCGCGAACTGA
- a CDS encoding ferritin-like domain-containing protein — MATRKTVDDLFIHELSDVYSAEKQITKALPRLARASTNPKLAEAFTSHLEETQGQIERIDQLVEQAGLKLKRMKCVAMEGLVEESKELLDEIEKGEVLDAALIGACQKVEHYEIASYGTLIAMAKHLGMNDAANLLAETLAEEKAADDKLSAIAEEGGNQAATLAKK; from the coding sequence ATGGCTACCAGAAAGACGGTTGATGATCTCTTCATCCATGAACTTTCCGACGTGTACAGCGCGGAAAAGCAAATCACTAAGGCCCTGCCACGACTTGCTCGTGCTTCTACAAATCCAAAGCTTGCCGAGGCCTTTACATCGCATCTCGAGGAGACCCAAGGGCAGATCGAACGCATTGATCAACTCGTTGAGCAAGCTGGACTGAAACTTAAGCGCATGAAGTGTGTTGCCATGGAGGGACTCGTAGAGGAGAGCAAGGAACTGCTTGATGAAATTGAGAAGGGTGAGGTGCTGGACGCCGCATTAATCGGGGCCTGCCAAAAGGTAGAGCACTACGAGATAGCGAGCTACGGCACGCTCATCGCGATGGCCAAACACCTTGGGATGAATGATGCTGCCAATCTCTTGGCCGAAACGCTGGCAGAGGAAAAGGCCGCCGATGACAAGCTTTCGGCCATCGCCGAAGAGGGCGGTAACCAAGCGGCGACGCTCGCTAAAAAATGA
- a CDS encoding manganese catalase family protein: MFLHNKRLQYTVRVAEPNPGLANLLLEQFGGAQGELAAATRYFTQALAEEDPGRKDLLLDIATEELSHLEIIGSIIVMLNKGAKGKLAEGVQAEGELYRDINGAGNDSHITSLLYGGGAPLVNSAGVPWTAAYIDTIGEPTADFRSNIAAEARAKIVYERLINVTTDPGIKDALGFLMTREIAHQLSFEKALHSIQPNFPQGKLPGMPEFSRTYFSMSNGEPNVRGPWNSDTEFEYVENPHPAVDGGDGTASVTLNEDDSVTLTMLKERTKSDLTSDPVTGADLGSGLGQGSEKDIDPAL, from the coding sequence ATGTTCTTACATAACAAACGTTTGCAATATACCGTGCGCGTCGCTGAGCCTAATCCGGGTTTGGCCAATCTGCTTCTAGAGCAATTTGGTGGAGCTCAAGGTGAGCTGGCGGCTGCCACCCGTTATTTCACCCAGGCGCTCGCCGAGGAAGATCCAGGTCGGAAGGATCTGCTCCTAGACATCGCCACCGAAGAGTTGAGCCACCTAGAAATCATCGGGTCGATCATCGTCATGCTTAACAAGGGCGCCAAGGGCAAGCTGGCGGAAGGCGTTCAGGCAGAGGGCGAGCTTTACCGCGATATCAATGGTGCCGGCAATGATTCACACATCACCAGCCTCCTATACGGGGGAGGCGCGCCTTTGGTGAACTCGGCAGGCGTTCCTTGGACTGCCGCGTACATCGACACCATCGGTGAACCGACGGCAGATTTCCGTTCCAACATCGCCGCAGAGGCCCGGGCCAAGATCGTTTACGAGCGCTTGATAAACGTCACCACCGACCCGGGAATCAAGGACGCGCTGGGTTTTCTCATGACTCGCGAGATCGCACACCAGCTCTCTTTCGAGAAAGCCCTGCACTCAATCCAGCCCAATTTTCCGCAAGGCAAACTGCCGGGCATGCCGGAGTTCAGCCGTACCTATTTCAGTATGTCCAATGGCGAACCGAACGTGCGTGGGCCCTGGAACAGCGATACCGAGTTTGAGTATGTCGAGAACCCACATCCAGCGGTGGACGGCGGTGACGGCACCGCATCGGTCACGCTGAATGAAGATGACTCGGTCACGCTGACCATGCTGAAGGAGCGCACTAAATCCGATCTCACCTCTGATCCGGTAACAGGCGCAGACCTAGGCTCTGGCTTGGGCCAAGGATCTGAGAAGGACATTGACCCCGCGTTGTAA
- a CDS encoding RcnB family protein yields the protein MPCKRPMAALTLTLLCAASNVSHAADDPAVTLDRPGTGDREYKVGDPVPDEYQRESMEVKDWKSRHLKAPSEHEQWVQIKGKYALISVPTGTIKEMVNK from the coding sequence ATGCCGTGCAAACGACCAATGGCAGCTTTAACCCTCACCCTACTTTGCGCAGCTTCAAACGTTTCACATGCAGCTGATGATCCTGCCGTTACTCTGGATCGCCCTGGAACGGGGGACAGGGAATACAAGGTTGGAGATCCCGTACCTGATGAGTATCAACGTGAAAGTATGGAAGTCAAAGACTGGAAAAGTCGGCACTTGAAGGCGCCTAGTGAGCACGAGCAGTGGGTACAAATTAAAGGCAAATATGCCTTGATCAGTGTGCCTACAGGCACCATCAAGGAAATGGTGAACAAGTAG
- a CDS encoding Gfo/Idh/MocA family oxidoreductase, producing MPSSDGKIRYAVVAGGSISQGAFMPGVGQTDNSVMTALVTGDSVKAQDLASIYGLKSYSYDEYPELLASGEIDAVYVATPNFLHTQYVIPALNAGIHVLLEKPMAPTEAECREMADAAERTGAKLMVAYRLHCEPGTLEMIERVQKGEFGDPRVFTSTFAQVVKASNHRNKNGFAAGPVADMGPYPLNMVRKLFNAEPIEVMALGSKTPGSPLDSWDTVTVSMRFTQERLAHFTVSYTLPDTERFQLLGTKGEIEASPCFGYGKGVAISYRATINGETSEHVHPVVDQFGGETAYFSSCILNDQAPEPDGEEGWRDVRVVMAIERALETGLPQKLEPLAARRLPRSTQCRKLALADVPPFINTESPTE from the coding sequence ATGCCCAGCTCAGATGGAAAGATTCGGTACGCCGTTGTGGCAGGTGGTTCAATTTCTCAGGGCGCTTTCATGCCTGGTGTTGGCCAGACTGATAACTCGGTGATGACGGCCTTGGTCACAGGGGATTCGGTCAAGGCACAGGATCTGGCATCGATCTATGGCCTGAAGTCTTATTCGTATGATGAGTATCCCGAGCTTCTGGCTTCCGGTGAAATCGACGCTGTCTACGTAGCGACACCGAATTTCCTGCATACCCAGTATGTGATCCCCGCGCTTAACGCCGGTATCCATGTTCTTTTGGAAAAGCCTATGGCACCCACCGAAGCCGAGTGCCGGGAGATGGCAGACGCTGCAGAACGGACGGGCGCGAAACTCATGGTCGCTTACCGGCTGCATTGTGAGCCCGGGACGCTTGAGATGATTGAACGTGTGCAAAAGGGTGAGTTTGGTGACCCTCGGGTGTTCACTTCGACTTTCGCGCAAGTTGTTAAAGCCAGCAACCACCGCAACAAAAATGGTTTCGCCGCTGGCCCCGTGGCGGACATGGGGCCTTATCCCTTGAACATGGTGAGGAAGCTTTTCAACGCTGAGCCCATTGAGGTCATGGCATTAGGCTCAAAGACGCCAGGCTCCCCGCTTGACTCATGGGACACAGTGACCGTCTCGATGCGTTTCACGCAAGAGCGGCTGGCTCACTTCACCGTGAGCTACACGCTGCCGGACACTGAGCGCTTTCAACTCCTCGGCACCAAGGGCGAGATCGAGGCATCGCCATGCTTCGGGTACGGCAAAGGCGTGGCAATCAGTTACCGGGCGACGATCAACGGCGAGACCAGTGAGCATGTGCACCCGGTTGTTGATCAGTTCGGTGGCGAGACCGCGTATTTTTCCAGCTGCATTCTCAATGACCAAGCACCTGAGCCTGATGGCGAAGAAGGATGGCGGGACGTGCGGGTTGTGATGGCGATTGAGCGAGCGCTGGAAACCGGGCTGCCGCAAAAGTTGGAGCCATTAGCGGCAAGACGCTTGCCTCGGAGCACGCAGTGTCGAAAGTTGGCGCTGGCCGACGTGCCTCCCTTCATCAATACCGAATCGCCAACTGAGTGA
- a CDS encoding EAL domain-containing protein translates to MAEQTSLTTFKSVGCAECRNLDDLGFSFTMAFQPIFNVRIGLPYAYEALVRGLNGESAASILGLVNDQNRYRFDQACRVRAIELAADLGLPAIPECKLSINFLPNAVYRAETCIRATLEAARMFDFPVERLMFEVTEGERVDDPDHLKSIFQEYERQGFTTAIDDFGSGYSGLNFLAMFQPNVLKIDMALTRGIDRDGVRRAIVEGIVLVSERLGITVVAEGIETLEERDTLLALGIDLMQGYLFAKPVVGELQTMPQSLIASPPET, encoded by the coding sequence ATGGCAGAACAAACATCCCTGACTACATTCAAATCAGTAGGATGCGCAGAGTGTCGTAACCTGGATGATTTGGGTTTTAGCTTCACCATGGCCTTCCAGCCAATCTTCAACGTCAGGATAGGCTTGCCATATGCCTACGAAGCCCTCGTTCGGGGTCTCAATGGTGAGTCCGCTGCCAGCATCCTGGGGTTGGTGAATGACCAGAACCGATACCGCTTTGACCAGGCATGCCGCGTGCGGGCCATTGAGCTTGCAGCGGACTTGGGCTTACCCGCCATCCCAGAGTGCAAGCTCAGCATCAACTTCCTTCCCAATGCCGTGTACAGGGCCGAAACCTGCATTCGTGCCACATTGGAAGCTGCACGAATGTTTGATTTTCCAGTTGAGCGCCTGATGTTTGAGGTAACCGAAGGTGAACGAGTCGACGACCCTGATCATCTGAAATCTATTTTTCAGGAGTACGAGCGCCAAGGTTTCACCACCGCAATCGATGACTTTGGGTCAGGTTATTCGGGCCTGAATTTCCTGGCGATGTTTCAGCCGAATGTTCTCAAGATCGACATGGCGCTGACACGGGGTATTGACCGGGATGGAGTACGACGCGCCATTGTTGAAGGCATTGTGCTGGTATCTGAGCGGCTGGGAATCACGGTCGTGGCGGAAGGCATCGAGACGCTTGAGGAACGTGACACTCTGCTCGCGCTGGGGATCGATCTCATGCAGGGCTACCTCTTTGCCAAACCTGTTGTAGGCGAACTGCAGACCATGCCTCAATCACTGATCGCTTCACCCCCCGAGACGTGA
- a CDS encoding DUF1810 domain-containing protein, whose translation MNDSFNLSRFVDAQRPVISRVMDELRIGRKTSHWMWFVFPQLKGLGRSVTAMRFGITNMEEARAYLAHPLLGPRLDECVQTLLEHSNLSAFEIFGSPDDLKLRSCLTLFNEAQSEPMLFQRALDQFFEAQPDDRTIQLLKGSRM comes from the coding sequence ATGAACGACTCTTTTAATCTATCGCGATTTGTTGATGCGCAGCGCCCAGTTATCAGCCGAGTCATGGATGAACTGCGTATAGGCCGCAAGACGAGTCACTGGATGTGGTTCGTTTTCCCGCAGCTTAAGGGGTTGGGCAGAAGCGTAACCGCGATGCGCTTTGGCATCACCAATATGGAAGAGGCACGAGCCTATCTCGCCCATCCATTGCTCGGGCCGCGCCTTGATGAGTGCGTCCAAACTCTTCTTGAGCACAGCAATTTGAGCGCATTTGAGATCTTCGGCTCGCCAGATGATCTGAAGCTGCGCTCGTGCCTGACATTGTTCAACGAGGCGCAATCGGAGCCCATGTTGTTTCAGCGAGCGCTCGATCAGTTCTTTGAAGCACAGCCAGATGACAGGACAATCCAGTTGCTCAAGGGCTCCCGGATGTAA